TTATCAAGGAATGGTTTACCGCGAAGCAGCTGCCAATATAGAACATTATATTTCTAGCAATAAAAATAAAAAACATTTCTTTCTCGGATTTAACGCGCTTAATACGGCTGAACAAAATATTATTCAGGAATTGTTGGAGGCAGGAAACACAGAAATTTACTGGGATACTGATCGGGTTTTTTACGAAGATTTAAAACACAGCGCATCATATTTTATTAGAAAATACATTGGTGATTGGAAATATTATCAAAACAACGACCCAAAATTTATTGCCGAAAACTACCATACTCCAAAACATTTTCAGTTTGTTGAAGTGCAAAAAAATATAGGACAGGCAAAACACGTTGGCGAACTACTAGCCACCTATTCTGAGGAAGATTTAAATAAAACAGCAATCGTGTTGGGCGATGAAAATCTTCTAATTCCGTTGCTTTATTCGTTACCCGAAAATGTAAAAAATATTAACCTCACTATGGGAGTTTCGCTAAAAAACTTTCCTGCTGTTGTTTTTTTTGAATTACTTTTTGCCATTCAGCAACGCAATACCGAAACGCTTTATTACAAAGATATCCTTTCAATTTTAAATCATCCCCTAGGCAAGAGTTTAATAGTTAATGCCAGCAAAATATCCCTAATTTTAACGCGTGAAAACATAACTCATATCACTGCCACCGAATTAATTGAAATAGCAACTATCCCAGAAAACAAAAATATTGAATTACTATTTGCCAATTGGAAAAACGATAGTAATACGGCCATAACTTCCTCATTAAAAATAATTGAAAACCTACAAAAAACTCATAAACCCAGCACCGTTGAAGGTGTTGTACTCCACGAATTAAAAACAGTATTTGGTAAAATTGAAGCACTAAATACAAGATATCCACACCTAAAATCTATTAAAAGTGTACTCACCCTTTTTTCCGAATTAACGGCCACAGCTTCCTTAGATTTTGAAGGCGACGCCTTTAATGGCTTACAACTTATGGGAGTATTGGAAACTCGTGTTCTAGATTTTGAAAATGTTATAATTACTTCGGTAAACGAAGGTATATTTCCTTCAGGAAAATCGAATTCGTCATTTATTACTTTCGATTTAAAACAACAATTCAACCTTCCTCTTTTCTCCGAAAAGGATGCAATTTATACCTATCATTTTTATAGAATGTTGCAACGAGCAAAAAATATTACCTTGCTTTATAACAATCATTCGGAAGGAATAAATACCGGCGAAAAGAGCCGATTTATCCGGCAGTTAGAAGTTGAATTACAGCAAGAGCACATCATTAAAAAACGTGTGCTGTCTCCAAAGGTTCAGTTAAAAAAGCAGGAATTGCGTCAAATTGCAAAAACCGAAGCCGTCATGGATCGCCTCCAACAAATTGCGGAAAGGGGTTTTTCTCCTTCGGCATTAACTAGCTATATCCGCAACCCCTTAGAGTTTTATTTTCAGAAAATTTTAAGGCTACAAGAATTTGAAGAGGTTGAAGAAACCGTAGCTGCGAATACTTTGGGCACCATTGTTCACGATACATTGGAAGAATTTTATTTACCCTTGGAAGGACAGAAACTTACGGTTGCACATTTGCGGGAGATGAAAACTAACATTCACGATGAAGTAAGTGTGCAATTTAAAAAAACATTTAAGGGCGGTACGTTTTCAAAAGGGAAAAACCTAATTGTCTTTGAGGTAGCAAAACGTTACATCTCAAATTTTATAGATCGCGAAATTGCAGATGTGGAAGCCGGAAACACGATTAAAATATTAAAAATTGAAACAAATCTTACCTTGCAGATTCCCTTTGCAGAACTCAGTTTTCCTGTAAATATCCACGGAAAGGTAGACAGGGTAGATGAATACAACGGGCAACTTCGAATAATTGATTACAAAACGGGCCAAGTAAAACAAGGCGATGTAGAAATTACTGAATGGGAAGAATTAAATCAGGATTATAAATTCAGTAAAGCCTTCCAGATTTTAACCTACGCTCTAATGATGAATGGAGAAATACCAATTAACAATGCTGAAGCAGGAATCATTTCATTTAAAAATTTGGGAAGTGGATTTCTAAAGTTTGGCGCCAAAACAACTACACGCGGAAAAAAGGAACAACTGATTAATACAGATGTTTTGGAAACTTTTACAGTTGAATTAAAGAAATTAATTTTAGAAATTTGCGATCCTAACATTCCCTTCACCGAAAAAGAAATAGCTTAATGATTATAAAAAAGAACAATATTCTTACGTCTAAAAATAAAAAACCCATTCTTTACGATGTGTATTATAACCAAAGTAGTGGTCCTGTACCTGTTGTAATTTTCTGCCACGGCTATAAAGGATTTAAAGACTGGGGAGCTTGGCATTTGGTGGCCGAAGCGTTTGCAGAGGCTGGATTTTGTTTTATAAAATTCAATTTTTCGCATAATGGCGGTACTGTGGAAAATCCTATCGATTTCCCAGATTTGGAAGCCTTTGCGGAAAACAATTTCAGTTTGGAATTGGACGATTTAGATAGGGTGTTAAACGAAATTGAAAACGGAAACCAAAATATTCCAAAAAATATTTCAAAAATTTCATTAATTGGCCACAGCCGTGGAGGTGGCATTGTTATAATAAAAGCCGAAGA
This region of Aequorivita marisscotiae genomic DNA includes:
- a CDS encoding PD-(D/E)XK nuclease family protein; this translates as MQTFLQQTLNHIKNTGINISEITFILPSKRAGGFLLNELKTNPNNTQFAPRICSIEEFIEELSSLKIIEATELLFKSYEAYLNTDSIPDKEDFETYATWAITLLNDFNEMDRYLVDPEPFFNYLASIKTLERWGVKDEKTELISNYIRFWESLPLFYENIQTLLLNENIGYQGMVYREAAANIEHYISSNKNKKHFFLGFNALNTAEQNIIQELLEAGNTEIYWDTDRVFYEDLKHSASYFIRKYIGDWKYYQNNDPKFIAENYHTPKHFQFVEVQKNIGQAKHVGELLATYSEEDLNKTAIVLGDENLLIPLLYSLPENVKNINLTMGVSLKNFPAVVFFELLFAIQQRNTETLYYKDILSILNHPLGKSLIVNASKISLILTRENITHITATELIEIATIPENKNIELLFANWKNDSNTAITSSLKIIENLQKTHKPSTVEGVVLHELKTVFGKIEALNTRYPHLKSIKSVLTLFSELTATASLDFEGDAFNGLQLMGVLETRVLDFENVIITSVNEGIFPSGKSNSSFITFDLKQQFNLPLFSEKDAIYTYHFYRMLQRAKNITLLYNNHSEGINTGEKSRFIRQLEVELQQEHIIKKRVLSPKVQLKKQELRQIAKTEAVMDRLQQIAERGFSPSALTSYIRNPLEFYFQKILRLQEFEEVEETVAANTLGTIVHDTLEEFYLPLEGQKLTVAHLREMKTNIHDEVSVQFKKTFKGGTFSKGKNLIVFEVAKRYISNFIDREIADVEAGNTIKILKIETNLTLQIPFAELSFPVNIHGKVDRVDEYNGQLRIIDYKTGQVKQGDVEITEWEELNQDYKFSKAFQILTYALMMNGEIPINNAEAGIISFKNLGSGFLKFGAKTTTRGKKEQLINTDVLETFTVELKKLILEICDPNIPFTEKEIA